A DNA window from Nerophis ophidion isolate RoL-2023_Sa linkage group LG13, RoL_Noph_v1.0, whole genome shotgun sequence contains the following coding sequences:
- the gjb8 gene encoding gap junction protein beta 8, producing the protein MTWGALYAQLGGVNKHSTSLGKIWLSVLFIFRITILVLAAESVWGDEQSDFTCNTQQPGCKNVCYDHFFPVSHIRLWCLQLIFVSTPALLVAMHVTYRKRGDKRSILASRGGGAGGGGGASDLETLRRRRLPITGTLWWTYTCSLFFRLLFEGGFMYALYFVYGGFRMPRLVKCEQWPCPNKVDCFISRPTEKTVFTIFMVASSATCMVLNVAELAYLVAKALLRCSGRTNRKLSYGRKETVTGDDAVLQNRKNELLISDSSGRKTAC; encoded by the coding sequence ATGACGTGGGGGGCGCTGTACGCCCAGCTGGGCGGAGTCAACAAGCACTCCACCAGCCTGGGCAAGATCTGGCTGTCGGTGCTGTTCATCTTCCGCATCACCATCCTGGTCCTGGCGGCGGAGAGCGTTTGGGGCGACGAGCAGTCGGACTTCACCTGCAACACGCAGCAGCCCGGCTGCAAGAACGTTTGCTACGACCACTTCTTCCCCGTCTCGCACATCCGCCTGTGGTGCCTGCAGCTCATCTTCGTGTCCACGCCCGCCCTGCTGGTGGCCATGCACGTGACCTACAGGAAGCGCGGCGACAAGAGGAGCATCCTGGCCTCCCGCGGGGGCGGGGCCGGGGGCGGGGGCGGGGCCTCCGACCTGGAGACCTTGAGGAGGCGGCGGCTGCCCATCACGGGCACGCTGTGGTGGACGTACACCTGCAGCCTCTTCTTCCGCCTGCTCTTCGAGGGCGGCTTCATGTACGCGCTCTACTTCGTCTACGGAGGCTTCCGGATGCCGCGGCTGGTGAAGTGCGAGCAGTGGCCGTGTCCCAACAAGGTGGACTGCTTCATCTCCAGACCCACGGAGAAGACCGTCTTCACCATCTTCATGGTGGCCTCCTCCGCCACCTGCATGGTGCTCAACGTGGCCGAGCTGGCCTACCTGGTGGCCAAGGCGCTCCTCAGGTGCTCCGGCCGCACCAACAGGAAGTTGTCCTACGGCCGCAAGGAGACCGTCACTGGGGACGACGCCGTCCTGCAGAACCGCAAGAACGAGCTGCTCATCTCGGACTCTTCCGGCCGCAAGACCGCCTGCTGA